A window of Armatimonadota bacterium contains these coding sequences:
- a CDS encoding DUF58 domain-containing protein codes for MREYKIIALSASCAFLFVAGALTSNLQLYWMAATLFALMLGAYWVARTSLKNVVAERAIPHEAWEGEPVQVRATVWADNKLPKSWLLIKEKVGDGIRRDGPEFVPITMESERSECDYAFTASRRGLYKIGPLEAIGTDPIGLYWTSAVVSPQTEVLILPKPVPIPGWDWNRRGGGGGFETDRAKRKGPGIEMHGAREYAPGDPLRRIHWRATARTNRLFVRDFESGRMNRQVIAIELPNEQNRDRHDRIEQGIRHAAWLALESIARGLPVTIVAPGWHGIDIKIPTDPGAPRQALASLAQAESSSGESLAAYLQRIAPEWGSVVSLVALSSSTDIELERVANVYRRMGFMADIVQVSLQDVNEPMTRQTQREASHVLGATTVS; via the coding sequence GTGCGAGAATATAAGATCATAGCCTTGTCGGCCTCTTGCGCATTCCTGTTCGTTGCAGGCGCGTTGACCTCCAACCTGCAGCTTTACTGGATGGCGGCCACCCTTTTTGCCCTCATGCTCGGCGCCTACTGGGTTGCCAGAACGAGCCTAAAGAACGTGGTCGCCGAGCGCGCAATTCCTCACGAGGCTTGGGAAGGCGAGCCGGTGCAAGTGCGAGCGACCGTCTGGGCCGATAACAAACTTCCCAAATCGTGGTTGCTGATCAAAGAGAAGGTTGGCGACGGCATCCGACGAGACGGCCCGGAGTTTGTGCCCATTACAATGGAAAGCGAACGCAGCGAGTGCGACTATGCGTTCACCGCTTCGCGAAGAGGACTTTACAAAATCGGTCCGCTTGAAGCTATCGGAACCGATCCGATCGGTCTCTACTGGACCTCTGCAGTCGTCTCGCCGCAAACCGAAGTGCTGATTCTGCCTAAACCCGTGCCGATCCCTGGGTGGGACTGGAATCGAAGAGGCGGCGGAGGCGGTTTTGAGACCGACCGCGCCAAACGGAAGGGCCCTGGAATCGAGATGCACGGCGCTCGCGAGTATGCGCCGGGCGATCCCTTAAGGCGAATTCATTGGAGAGCCACCGCCCGCACCAATCGGCTCTTTGTCCGCGACTTCGAAAGCGGGCGGATGAACAGACAGGTCATTGCTATCGAGTTGCCGAACGAACAGAATCGCGACCGCCATGATCGAATCGAGCAAGGCATTCGGCACGCTGCCTGGCTGGCGCTGGAATCGATCGCGAGAGGTTTGCCCGTTACCATAGTCGCCCCCGGCTGGCATGGCATCGACATCAAAATACCAACCGACCCAGGAGCGCCCAGACAAGCCTTGGCAAGCCTGGCGCAAGCGGAATCGAGTTCGGGAGAGTCGTTAGCCGCCTACTTGCAGCGCATAGCTCCCGAATGGGGTTCCGTCGTTTCTCTGGTCGCCCTCTCATCTTCGACCGATATTGAACTGGAGCGCGTTGCAAACGTCTATCGACGTATGGGATTTATGGCGGATATAGTGCAGGTGAGCCTGCAAGACGTCAATGAACCGATGACCCGACAAACTCAGAGGGAGGCAAGCCATGTCCTTGGCGCAACGACGGTCTCCTAA